The proteins below come from a single Halostagnicola larsenii XH-48 genomic window:
- a CDS encoding ribbon-helix-helix domain-containing protein codes for MTEYTTVSIPKELADRVDETIEGTSFQSTSDLVRFLLRSIVIQHQQTDQLTEAEFEEITEQLKGLGYLE; via the coding sequence ATGACCGAATACACCACCGTTTCCATCCCGAAGGAGTTGGCAGACCGCGTCGACGAAACGATCGAAGGCACCAGCTTCCAGAGCACCAGCGACCTCGTCCGATTCCTGCTACGAAGCATCGTCATCCAGCACCAACAGACCGATCAGCTCACCGAAGCCGAGTTCGAGGAGATCACTGAGCAGTTAAAGGGGCTTGGCTACCTCGAGTAG
- a CDS encoding DUF5789 family protein: MGVRPPSNNDDNDPESVEFGIAAVDARLRRSDLSFPATEDDVSAALGHEQIPYDVHGNDVALGVILEEVDQTRFESRQQLLNALHPVFETYRREHSGGVVQQMRSLLPF, translated from the coding sequence ATGGGAGTCCGGCCACCATCGAACAACGACGATAACGATCCGGAAAGCGTGGAGTTCGGTATCGCTGCTGTCGATGCGCGGCTGCGGCGATCCGACCTTTCGTTTCCGGCGACAGAAGACGACGTCTCGGCTGCACTTGGCCACGAACAGATCCCCTACGATGTCCACGGAAACGACGTCGCACTCGGGGTTATTCTCGAGGAGGTCGACCAGACTCGCTTCGAGTCACGCCAGCAACTACTCAACGCGTTACACCCGGTGTTCGAGACCTATCGGCGAGAACACTCGGGCGGGGTCGTCCAGCAGATGCGATCGCTGCTTCCGTTTTGA
- the aglJ gene encoding S-layer glycoprotein N-glycosyltransferase AglJ produces MANDGARVDSISRGDEGITMSETSREITPEDVCILIPTLDEAATIGDVIDGFYAHGYTNVLVVDGDSDDATREIASERGARVHVQSGSGKGQALREAVSIVDTPYVLMLDGDGTYDPADAERMLEPLSAGYDHVIGNRFADMDDDAMKALNGFGNRMINRSFTFIHGAEYEDILSGYRAFTVDSFERLSLDSDGFTIETELAVECVKHSVKTAVVPISYSARPEDSETNLHPVRDGGTIVLALYSLAKTSNPLFYFGSLGAGGIVSGGLLAVYVLVEWLWYGIGHEILAMVSAAGILLGVQLLMFGVLSDMIVTLHREQRNHLEQITREANRED; encoded by the coding sequence ATGGCAAACGATGGCGCTCGCGTGGATTCGATCTCCCGTGGCGACGAGGGGATAACCATGAGTGAGACTTCCCGTGAGATCACGCCCGAGGACGTCTGTATCCTCATCCCGACGCTCGACGAAGCCGCGACGATCGGCGACGTAATCGACGGGTTCTACGCCCACGGTTACACGAACGTACTCGTCGTCGACGGCGATTCCGACGACGCAACTCGGGAAATCGCGAGCGAACGCGGTGCGCGAGTTCACGTTCAGTCCGGGTCGGGGAAGGGACAGGCCCTCCGCGAGGCCGTCAGCATCGTCGACACGCCGTACGTGTTGATGCTCGACGGCGACGGAACCTACGATCCGGCTGACGCCGAACGGATGCTCGAGCCCCTCTCTGCGGGCTACGATCACGTCATCGGAAACCGGTTCGCAGATATGGACGACGACGCAATGAAGGCGCTTAACGGATTCGGGAACCGAATGATAAATCGCTCGTTCACGTTCATCCACGGCGCGGAGTACGAGGATATCCTCTCGGGCTACCGGGCGTTTACGGTCGATTCGTTCGAGCGCCTGTCGCTCGATTCGGACGGCTTTACGATCGAAACCGAACTCGCCGTCGAGTGCGTCAAACACAGCGTCAAGACGGCGGTCGTACCGATCAGTTACAGCGCCCGCCCGGAGGATTCGGAAACTAACTTGCACCCGGTTCGGGACGGCGGCACGATCGTCCTCGCACTGTATTCGCTAGCGAAAACGAGCAATCCGCTCTTTTACTTCGGGAGCCTGGGCGCTGGCGGGATCGTATCCGGAGGTCTACTCGCGGTGTACGTCCTCGTAGAGTGGCTCTGGTACGGAATCGGCCACGAGATTCTCGCGATGGTCTCGGCCGCGGGCATCCTCCTCGGCGTGCAGTTGCTGATGTTCGGCGTGCTCTCGGATATGATCGTCACGCTCCACCGCGAGCAGCGAAATCACCTAGAGCAGATCACGCGCGAAGCGAATCGGGAGGACTGA
- the aglM gene encoding UDP-glucose 6-dehydrogenase AglM, with amino-acid sequence MKISIIGSGYVGTTIAACLADIGHDVINVEIDEDIVESINAGTAPIHEPGLQERIAEHAGSRLRATTDYDAVCETDVTFLCLPTPQADDGSLDLAIMEAAAESLGAALAVKSDDHLVVVKSTVLPGTTEEVVAPTVTEAAGTEAADRLSFAMNPEFLRMSTAVTDFLEPDKVVFGTTDDSAAATLRELYAPILEREGTDHVETDIREAELIKYANNAFLASKISLVNELGNIAKEYGADAYEVLEAVGLDDRISERFMRSGLGWGGSCFPKDINALRAGAREQGYEPELLDAVVAVNDRQPRRLVDALAEHVPLEGARIAVLGLSFKPNTDDIRKSRSLDVIDHLRAAGAGVVAYDPVAMDNVRERYPDLEYADTAESALEGADGAVLATDWDGFVDLSFEGMARRVVVDGRRIDVDTSGLEVYDGLTW; translated from the coding sequence ATGAAGATCTCTATCATCGGAAGCGGCTACGTCGGGACGACCATCGCCGCCTGTCTCGCGGATATCGGCCACGACGTGATCAACGTCGAGATCGACGAGGACATCGTCGAGTCGATCAACGCCGGCACCGCGCCGATCCACGAACCCGGGTTACAAGAGCGGATCGCCGAACATGCTGGCTCGCGATTGCGGGCGACGACCGACTACGACGCAGTCTGTGAAACCGACGTGACCTTCCTCTGTCTGCCGACACCACAGGCCGACGACGGCAGTCTCGACCTGGCGATCATGGAAGCCGCCGCCGAATCGCTCGGGGCGGCCCTCGCGGTCAAGTCCGACGACCACCTCGTCGTCGTCAAGAGCACGGTCCTGCCCGGAACCACCGAGGAAGTCGTCGCGCCGACGGTCACCGAGGCCGCTGGGACCGAAGCCGCCGATCGGCTCTCCTTCGCAATGAACCCCGAGTTCCTCCGCATGAGCACCGCCGTCACCGATTTCCTCGAGCCGGATAAAGTTGTATTCGGAACCACAGACGACTCGGCTGCGGCGACGCTCCGAGAGCTCTACGCGCCGATCCTCGAACGCGAGGGGACAGACCACGTCGAGACGGATATCCGCGAAGCGGAGCTCATCAAGTACGCGAACAACGCCTTTCTCGCCTCGAAGATTTCGCTGGTCAACGAACTCGGAAACATCGCGAAGGAGTACGGCGCAGACGCCTACGAGGTCCTCGAGGCGGTCGGCCTCGACGACAGGATCTCCGAGCGGTTCATGCGCTCGGGGCTCGGCTGGGGCGGATCCTGTTTCCCCAAGGACATCAACGCGCTTCGGGCAGGCGCGCGAGAACAGGGGTACGAACCCGAACTTCTCGACGCCGTCGTCGCCGTCAACGACCGACAGCCGCGTCGACTCGTCGACGCGCTCGCCGAGCACGTCCCCCTCGAGGGTGCTCGGATCGCCGTCCTCGGTCTCTCGTTCAAGCCCAACACGGACGACATCCGTAAATCCCGATCGCTCGACGTTATCGACCACCTCCGCGCCGCCGGCGCGGGGGTCGTGGCCTACGATCCGGTCGCGATGGACAACGTCCGGGAGCGATATCCGGATCTCGAGTACGCCGACACCGCCGAATCGGCTCTCGAGGGCGCTGACGGTGCTGTCCTCGCGACGGACTGGGACGGCTTCGTCGACCTGTCGTTCGAGGGAATGGCCCGACGGGTGGTCGTCGACGGACGGCGAATCGACGTCGACACGAGCGGACTCGAGGTCTACGACGGCCTGACCTGGTAG
- a CDS encoding MFS transporter, translating to MSRLLSIRREVSGLWAGGTGKSLIAIALGWGLLNGTRMIYPVLLPNFSDDFGLTHTTAGLLVSIIWLCYAIGQMPGGVLADRYGERKMLTASVSFVVAGVGLVLVAPTALALFVATGVVGFGLSQYPIARITVLSRLYPDRIGRALGVTMASGDIGQTVIPPIASVLAAGVAWQLGLGFVLPVLCLTAGIIWVTLPGRGTESQNVDTVSREHAGHGEHILYILRALFKRKFLVVGVILFLFIFVWQTFSAFYPTYLTEQKGLSSTAAGTLFGLFFAVGVVAKPAAGVAYDTIGLRRSLPVVLVGSIVGLALLPTVEGFWPLSGVTVLVSTMLGSGAITQSYLAETIPGDIQGTGLGLIRSSAAMLGATGPVLFGFIADNGYFDEGYVLLAAIVGVSTLVTLLMPRE from the coding sequence ATGAGTCGTCTGCTATCGATCCGTCGCGAAGTGAGCGGGCTCTGGGCAGGAGGCACCGGCAAATCGTTGATCGCCATCGCGCTCGGTTGGGGGCTGTTGAACGGAACCCGGATGATCTATCCGGTGTTGCTCCCGAATTTTAGCGATGACTTCGGACTGACGCACACGACCGCCGGATTGCTCGTCAGTATCATCTGGCTCTGCTATGCGATCGGCCAGATGCCGGGCGGCGTCCTCGCCGACCGGTACGGGGAACGAAAGATGCTGACCGCGAGCGTCTCGTTCGTCGTCGCGGGCGTCGGTCTCGTCCTCGTCGCGCCGACGGCGCTCGCACTCTTCGTCGCGACCGGTGTGGTCGGTTTCGGGCTCTCGCAGTACCCAATCGCACGGATTACGGTCCTCTCGAGACTCTATCCGGATCGGATCGGGCGTGCACTCGGCGTCACGATGGCGTCTGGCGACATCGGTCAGACGGTTATCCCGCCCATCGCCAGCGTCCTCGCAGCCGGCGTCGCCTGGCAACTCGGACTGGGGTTCGTCCTCCCCGTGCTGTGTCTCACCGCGGGCATTATCTGGGTGACGCTGCCCGGTCGCGGTACCGAGAGCCAGAACGTCGATACTGTCTCGCGCGAGCACGCCGGACACGGCGAGCACATCTTGTACATCCTGCGGGCGCTATTCAAACGAAAGTTCCTCGTCGTCGGGGTGATCCTGTTCCTGTTTATCTTCGTCTGGCAAACGTTTTCGGCGTTCTATCCGACGTATCTGACCGAGCAAAAGGGGCTCTCGAGTACGGCCGCGGGAACGCTCTTCGGGCTGTTTTTCGCGGTCGGCGTCGTCGCCAAGCCCGCCGCCGGCGTGGCCTACGATACGATCGGTCTTCGCCGTTCCCTGCCCGTCGTCCTCGTCGGTTCGATCGTCGGACTCGCACTTCTACCGACAGTCGAGGGATTCTGGCCGCTTTCCGGCGTGACCGTTCTCGTCAGCACGATGCTCGGATCGGGCGCGATCACGCAGTCGTATCTCGCCGAGACGATTCCAGGGGATATTCAAGGAACCGGACTGGGGCTCATCCGCTCGAGCGCCGCGATGCTGGGCGCGACGGGACCGGTGCTCTTCGGGTTCATCGCCGACAACGGCTACTTCGACGAGGGATACGTCCTCCTGGCGGCGATCGTCGGAGTGAGTACTCTGGTCACATTGTTGATGCCTCGAGAGTAG
- a CDS encoding M14 family zinc carboxypeptidase has product MRRRTALAWLGTTAVGGSLASTIGEASSEDMTFGRSWPDDDESLEAFHDYEELMDQLDWLEERTLGSISVRSIGTSNQGRSIPMASVGKGDIDVLFCSQQHGHEPTGTETLLDLLHQISSRYGEGGRLLQVLENVTVHAIVRANPDGGEPDVFTRFNVDEDAPFRDPDEGLYTAYSQAGIGWDVNRYHWFDWTESKLYQNRPDEYPENPVPETQAIIDIVDEIDPLWMVDMHNQLTYKTDDGDIVSNSVYWPTHEDVPDETRRLGKQLCRAAFEEADRSGDATVTKYPGGNELGIARNSYGTAGVACMLLETRGHMGQEALGRRTQNEFTIVKHLLEATADGSLFEIDPALAEDIPDRGDRYNTDLPPKDVPMDEWVNASVSTAMVDWEILNDAVACSVDGRFLERLPVDVGGTLLVRNDVNDEVRPYHVARTHDEGGARAVRLGGNARERFYEPDDNVPTRFDTAIRGYDPGPWALLEVRPAQLEWDILNDADACSVEESFLADLPVSVGDRICLQNHDTERIRAFTVARTHHVDDPHGIDDGERRVRMGLAARSRFYESEESVSSSFIGKTRPA; this is encoded by the coding sequence ATGCGACGACGAACTGCACTCGCATGGCTTGGCACGACAGCGGTTGGCGGGTCTCTCGCGTCAACGATCGGTGAGGCGTCGTCCGAAGACATGACGTTTGGCCGGTCGTGGCCCGACGACGACGAGTCGCTCGAGGCGTTTCACGACTACGAGGAGTTGATGGACCAACTCGATTGGCTCGAGGAACGGACGCTCGGCTCGATCTCGGTTCGCTCCATCGGAACGTCCAATCAGGGTCGTTCGATTCCGATGGCCAGCGTCGGAAAAGGCGACATCGACGTGCTGTTTTGTAGTCAGCAACACGGCCACGAACCGACCGGAACCGAAACGCTTCTCGACCTGTTACACCAGATTTCCTCGAGGTACGGGGAAGGCGGTCGGCTGCTCCAGGTCCTCGAGAACGTGACCGTCCACGCCATCGTGCGGGCGAATCCCGACGGCGGCGAACCCGACGTGTTCACCCGGTTCAACGTCGACGAGGACGCGCCGTTTCGCGATCCCGACGAGGGACTCTACACCGCCTATTCGCAGGCGGGAATCGGCTGGGACGTAAATCGGTACCACTGGTTCGACTGGACCGAAAGCAAGCTGTATCAGAACCGCCCCGACGAGTACCCGGAGAATCCGGTTCCCGAGACGCAGGCGATCATCGATATCGTCGACGAGATCGACCCGCTCTGGATGGTCGACATGCACAACCAACTCACGTACAAGACCGACGACGGCGACATCGTCTCGAACTCGGTGTACTGGCCGACACACGAGGACGTCCCGGACGAAACGAGACGACTCGGGAAGCAACTCTGCCGGGCGGCGTTCGAGGAAGCGGACCGCTCCGGCGACGCGACGGTCACCAAGTATCCGGGCGGGAACGAACTCGGAATCGCGCGAAACAGCTATGGCACGGCCGGAGTCGCGTGTATGTTACTCGAGACGCGCGGGCACATGGGTCAGGAGGCGCTCGGTCGCCGAACGCAAAACGAGTTTACGATCGTGAAACATTTGCTCGAGGCCACGGCGGACGGGTCGCTGTTCGAGATCGATCCGGCGCTCGCCGAGGACATCCCCGACAGAGGTGACAGGTACAACACGGACCTCCCGCCGAAAGACGTCCCGATGGACGAGTGGGTGAACGCGTCAGTGTCGACGGCCATGGTCGACTGGGAGATACTCAACGACGCCGTCGCGTGTTCGGTCGACGGCCGCTTCCTCGAGCGCCTCCCCGTCGACGTCGGCGGGACTCTCCTCGTACGGAACGACGTGAACGACGAAGTCCGTCCGTACCACGTCGCTCGAACCCACGACGAGGGTGGGGCGCGGGCCGTCCGACTGGGAGGGAATGCTCGAGAGCGGTTCTACGAACCCGACGACAACGTTCCGACGAGATTCGATACGGCCATTCGCGGGTACGACCCGGGGCCGTGGGCGTTGCTGGAAGTTCGACCGGCCCAGCTCGAGTGGGACATCCTCAACGACGCGGACGCGTGTTCGGTCGAAGAATCGTTCCTCGCGGACCTTCCCGTCTCGGTCGGCGATCGAATCTGCCTGCAAAACCACGACACCGAGCGGATACGGGCGTTCACGGTCGCTAGGACCCATCACGTCGACGATCCGCATGGCATCGACGACGGGGAACGACGCGTGCGGATGGGACTGGCCGCCCGCAGTCGCTTCTACGAATCTGAGGAATCGGTCTCCTCGTCGTTTATCGGAAAAACGAGACCGGCGTGA
- a CDS encoding TAXI family TRAP transporter solute-binding subunit, with translation MGPRIRRRAFIAASGTTGIAAFAGCIGEDAEDQEDDQEGGDDGGGGDIGEADPDADGQILSWHAGGTSGTYYPLSGDFKAIVEEHTPHGLQVQSTGASVENVGSLSREDAHFALIQNDIAHFAATGTGIDEFEGEEVSNLRGVATLYPETIHIVTQSGSDIESIDDLEGASVNTGDLGSGTQVNALQILDTAGIGSGDFTEQNADFETAADQLRDGDVDASFVVGGWPVGSVEELATTDDISLIELPSDLSEEIQSEAEWFASDTVPAGTYDGIDEDVETVSVQAMIATHDGVDEDIVEEVTTAIFDNTDDIGQKSDFIDADSAQDAMPIDLHAGAQRYFE, from the coding sequence ATGGGTCCACGTATCAGACGTCGAGCGTTCATCGCGGCGAGCGGAACGACTGGAATCGCGGCGTTCGCCGGTTGTATCGGCGAAGACGCCGAAGATCAAGAGGACGATCAGGAGGGGGGCGATGACGGCGGCGGCGGAGATATCGGCGAAGCCGATCCGGACGCGGACGGCCAGATCCTCTCCTGGCACGCGGGCGGCACGAGCGGGACGTACTACCCGCTCTCGGGCGACTTCAAAGCGATCGTCGAGGAACACACGCCCCACGGGCTACAGGTCCAATCGACCGGCGCGAGCGTGGAGAACGTCGGGAGCTTGAGCCGCGAAGACGCCCACTTCGCGTTGATCCAGAACGACATCGCACACTTTGCTGCGACCGGGACGGGAATCGACGAATTCGAGGGTGAGGAAGTCTCGAACCTTCGCGGGGTCGCGACGTTGTATCCCGAAACGATCCACATCGTTACGCAGTCCGGTTCGGACATCGAGAGCATCGACGACCTCGAGGGAGCGTCCGTCAACACCGGCGATCTGGGGAGCGGAACCCAGGTCAACGCACTGCAGATACTCGATACCGCGGGGATCGGAAGCGGCGATTTCACCGAGCAAAACGCGGACTTCGAGACGGCGGCCGATCAGCTTCGAGACGGAGACGTCGACGCGTCGTTCGTGGTCGGCGGCTGGCCGGTCGGCTCGGTCGAAGAACTCGCGACGACCGACGATATCTCGCTGATCGAACTCCCGTCTGATCTCAGCGAGGAGATCCAATCCGAGGCGGAGTGGTTCGCGAGCGACACGGTTCCCGCCGGCACCTACGACGGAATCGACGAGGATGTCGAGACGGTCTCGGTACAGGCGATGATCGCCACGCACGACGGCGTGGACGAGGATATCGTCGAGGAGGTTACCACCGCGATATTCGACAATACCGACGATATCGGACAGAAATCCGATTTCATCGACGCGGATTCGGCACAGGACGCGATGCCGATCGACCTTCACGCGGGCGCACAACGGTACTTCGAGTGA
- a CDS encoding DUF1850 domain-containing protein produces the protein MDTLRRSLLAVAVLTAVVATAAIGASATPSETLVVTDAETGDTLLETPVSEGDNVTLAYTHSVEKTPVKDIYVVDDSELRTDRMVFHSHGAGLPSDADIEETDEGFVVRPNASYETLSVVPGSIAGHELVVVGERYDLVELSDGPVRITLEDRSVGDRITGLFASTGGPNESQWEPNSDESPWVPNSNGFHVEPTLELSDQQLPASDGPSATDPDTR, from the coding sequence ATGGATACACTTCGTCGTTCACTCCTCGCTGTCGCCGTCCTCACAGCGGTCGTTGCGACGGCAGCGATCGGCGCGTCCGCAACGCCTTCGGAGACGCTCGTCGTCACAGATGCCGAAACCGGAGACACCCTTCTCGAGACCCCGGTCAGCGAGGGCGATAACGTCACGCTCGCGTACACACACAGCGTCGAGAAGACGCCGGTCAAAGACATCTACGTCGTCGACGACTCCGAGCTTCGAACCGATCGGATGGTGTTTCACTCTCACGGCGCGGGGTTACCGTCCGATGCGGATATCGAAGAGACCGACGAGGGGTTCGTCGTTCGTCCGAACGCGTCCTACGAGACGCTTTCTGTCGTGCCGGGATCGATCGCCGGCCACGAACTCGTCGTCGTCGGCGAGCGATACGATCTGGTCGAACTGTCCGATGGACCCGTTCGTATTACGCTCGAGGATCGCTCCGTCGGCGACCGGATTACCGGTCTTTTCGCTTCGACGGGGGGTCCGAACGAGTCGCAGTGGGAACCGAATTCGGACGAGTCACCGTGGGTGCCAAATTCGAACGGGTTCCACGTTGAACCGACGCTCGAGCTATCCGACCAGCAGCTACCGGCCTCGGACGGCCCCTCAGCAACCGATCCGGACACGAGATAG
- a CDS encoding TRAP transporter permease, whose amino-acid sequence MGTDTDETEALSDEEQAEIIQEVERRRTLRGAAVIVVALIGISFSAFQLWLAARSYQFALTLPVLGEVQFGSLQQLQVNAIHVTFALVLAFLLCPTTRGDGFVSRRLARLEPAVRDRFGADAVPTRLVERLGDGVRWAAVDPELNRITPVDCCLALLSLAPCYYIVTEFEEIQTIAFQRFSATRPVQEVYPILEPIVSAIATLGIPIDEVSYAFLLGVLGLLLVLEATRRTLGVILMSLVGFFIVYAKWGHFVPRDSVIGALAVQPETWTEIVYNLWYTVEAGVFSTPVTVSVRFIYIFILFGAFLEMSGAGKWFIDLAYSLTGTRKGGPAKASTVSSGFMGMLSGSSIANTVTTGAFTIPLMKRSGYTPSFSGAVESAASSGGQMLPPVMGAAAFLIVEFTGTPYPDVIVAATLPAIAFFFGMWVMVHFEAMRAGIGGLPRDQLPDLRSHLRGGWFYLIPLALLLYFLIIARLSINRAGWYTIVAVVALIAALAAYDERTRLPLFGGIVALLAAQFGAYAFYGGGTLEALATIATGQPAGGALALGSAATAAVADLGTITILVSVAVLLVRPRIDAPLLELDDSVETTIQRSTQTLGRPSLASKAWYRFGGFVLKSMDSGARTATTVVIAVAAAGIIPGVISLSGLGPNLAALISSVSGDSMLLLLLLTGFAAIIFGMGMPTTVMYIILIAMLETPIEQGTGIAILAAHLYILYFGLMADVTPPVAVAAFAGAGVAKADEFKTATTAFLLSLNKILVPFAFVFSPGILLLRERETGWDIIGLADVLDVGFFVPAVVIPVLGMFLGVYALGVTIIGYQHSPVGQVARGLYSIASILLMVPELLLLVVEALLGMAGVPSFLTIFAITFPLRLVGLGLLVGLSIRNRSGTAGEIDSSVTGPATGEADD is encoded by the coding sequence ATGGGTACAGACACCGACGAGACGGAAGCGCTTTCGGACGAAGAACAGGCGGAGATTATCCAGGAAGTCGAACGCCGACGGACGCTCCGGGGGGCCGCGGTGATCGTCGTCGCGCTCATCGGAATCTCGTTCTCGGCGTTTCAGCTGTGGCTCGCCGCTCGCAGCTACCAGTTCGCGCTCACGCTGCCGGTGCTCGGTGAGGTTCAGTTCGGCTCGCTCCAGCAACTGCAGGTCAACGCGATCCACGTCACGTTCGCGCTCGTTCTGGCGTTCCTGTTGTGTCCCACGACGCGCGGAGACGGGTTCGTCTCGAGGCGTCTCGCACGGCTCGAGCCGGCGGTACGGGATCGGTTCGGAGCGGATGCAGTCCCGACGCGGCTCGTCGAACGGCTCGGAGACGGCGTTCGCTGGGCGGCCGTCGATCCCGAACTGAACCGGATCACGCCGGTCGATTGCTGTCTGGCGCTGCTTTCGCTTGCCCCCTGTTACTACATCGTCACGGAGTTCGAGGAGATTCAGACGATCGCGTTCCAACGCTTCTCGGCGACCCGGCCGGTACAGGAGGTGTACCCGATCCTCGAGCCGATTGTCAGTGCCATCGCTACGCTGGGGATTCCGATCGACGAGGTGTCCTACGCCTTCCTCCTCGGCGTGCTCGGGTTGTTGTTGGTGCTCGAGGCGACGCGTCGGACCCTCGGGGTCATCTTGATGTCGCTGGTCGGCTTTTTCATCGTCTACGCCAAATGGGGCCACTTCGTCCCGCGCGATTCGGTGATCGGCGCGCTGGCGGTCCAGCCCGAAACCTGGACCGAGATCGTCTACAACTTGTGGTACACTGTCGAGGCGGGGGTGTTCTCTACGCCAGTTACGGTGAGCGTCCGCTTTATCTACATCTTCATCCTGTTCGGCGCGTTCCTCGAGATGAGCGGGGCCGGCAAGTGGTTCATCGATCTGGCGTACTCGCTGACGGGAACCCGAAAGGGCGGGCCGGCGAAAGCCAGCACCGTCTCGAGTGGCTTCATGGGAATGCTCTCTGGCTCGTCGATCGCGAACACGGTGACGACCGGCGCCTTCACGATCCCGCTGATGAAGCGGTCGGGATACACGCCGTCGTTCTCGGGTGCGGTCGAGTCCGCCGCGTCCTCGGGTGGGCAGATGCTCCCGCCGGTGATGGGGGCTGCCGCGTTCCTCATCGTCGAGTTCACGGGAACGCCGTACCCGGACGTGATCGTCGCCGCGACACTGCCCGCGATCGCCTTCTTCTTCGGGATGTGGGTCATGGTCCACTTCGAGGCGATGCGGGCCGGAATCGGCGGCCTCCCGCGGGACCAGCTTCCAGACCTGCGCTCGCATCTTCGCGGCGGCTGGTTTTACCTGATCCCGCTGGCGCTCCTGTTGTATTTTCTGATCATCGCTCGACTGTCGATCAATCGGGCCGGCTGGTACACCATCGTCGCCGTCGTGGCGCTCATCGCGGCCCTCGCCGCGTACGACGAACGGACCAGACTCCCGCTGTTCGGCGGGATTGTCGCGCTCCTCGCCGCCCAGTTCGGCGCCTACGCGTTCTACGGCGGTGGAACCCTCGAGGCACTCGCGACTATCGCTACCGGGCAGCCCGCCGGTGGTGCGCTCGCGCTCGGGAGTGCGGCGACCGCCGCCGTGGCGGATCTGGGCACGATTACGATTCTCGTCAGCGTCGCCGTTCTGCTGGTTCGTCCCCGGATCGATGCCCCGCTTCTCGAGTTGGACGATTCGGTCGAGACGACGATACAGCGGAGCACACAGACGCTCGGGCGGCCATCGCTCGCGAGCAAGGCGTGGTACCGGTTCGGCGGGTTCGTGCTGAAGTCGATGGATTCGGGCGCTCGCACGGCGACGACGGTCGTCATCGCCGTCGCCGCGGCGGGTATTATCCCCGGCGTGATCAGCCTCTCCGGTCTCGGACCGAACCTCGCCGCGCTCATCAGTTCGGTGAGCGGGGATTCGATGCTCCTGTTGCTCTTGCTCACCGGATTCGCCGCGATCATCTTCGGCATGGGGATGCCGACGACGGTCATGTACATCATCCTCATCGCGATGCTCGAGACGCCGATCGAGCAGGGGACTGGGATCGCGATCCTCGCGGCGCACCTCTATATCCTCTATTTCGGCTTGATGGCCGACGTGACGCCGCCGGTCGCGGTCGCCGCCTTCGCCGGTGCCGGGGTAGCGAAAGCCGACGAGTTCAAGACCGCAACGACCGCGTTCTTACTGTCGTTAAACAAGATACTCGTGCCGTTCGCGTTCGTCTTTTCCCCAGGTATCCTCCTGTTGCGCGAGCGGGAGACGGGGTGGGATATCATCGGCCTGGCGGACGTTCTCGACGTCGGCTTTTTCGTTCCGGCGGTCGTGATCCCGGTGCTCGGAATGTTTCTCGGCGTGTACGCCCTCGGCGTCACGATTATCGGATACCAGCATTCGCCCGTCGGCCAAGTGGCGCGCGGCCTGTACTCGATCGCATCGATCCTATTGATGGTCCCGGAACTGCTCTTGCTGGTCGTCGAGGCGTTGTTGGGGATGGCCGGGGTTCCGTCGTTTTTGACCATCTTCGCGATCACCTTCCCGCTGCGGCTCGTCGGACTGGGGCTGCTCGTCGGCCTCTCGATCCGCAATCGATCGGGAACCGCGGGCGAAATCGACTCGAGCGTCACCGGGCCGGCGACCGGAGAGGCTGACGACTGA
- a CDS encoding Lrp/AsnC family transcriptional regulator gives MDELDRRILNVLRWDARTPYTEIADEVGTSEGTVRNRVERMMDEDIIERFTISTRTGNVKAMIEVSVAVDVDTANVSDRMAEWEEVDFVWQVSGEQDIVLVVDAADTRGVNELITNAREQDEVVSTKTRLILDEELG, from the coding sequence ATGGACGAGTTGGACCGGCGAATCCTGAACGTCCTCCGGTGGGACGCCCGGACGCCCTACACCGAGATCGCAGACGAGGTGGGAACCAGCGAGGGAACGGTTCGCAACCGCGTCGAGCGCATGATGGACGAGGATATCATCGAGCGATTTACGATTTCGACGCGAACAGGGAACGTAAAGGCGATGATCGAGGTCAGCGTCGCGGTCGACGTCGACACGGCGAACGTGTCCGACCGCATGGCCGAGTGGGAGGAAGTCGACTTCGTCTGGCAAGTATCCGGCGAACAGGACATCGTGCTCGTCGTCGACGCGGCGGACACGCGAGGCGTCAACGAACTCATCACGAACGCGCGCGAGCAAGACGAGGTCGTGAGCACGAAGACGCGGCTGATTCTCGACGAAGAACTCGGGTGA